One Mangrovimonas cancribranchiae DNA segment encodes these proteins:
- a CDS encoding UDP-N-acetylmuramoyl-L-alanyl-D-glutamate--2,6-diaminopimelate ligase has product MKHALKDILYKVSLNVVSGNTHQDINGIQFDSRHVNKRDVFVAIKGSAVDGHDYIETAINKGAVAIVCEKLPSEKVEKVTYVEVDNASVALAQMASNYYGAPSENLKLVGVTGTNGKTTIASLLYQLFKNAGYKVGLLSTVKIMVDDKAFKATHTTPDSLAINKYLKMMNDDGVEFCFMEVSSHGIHQNRTKGLVFSGGIFTNLSHDHLDYHASFAEYRDVKKRFFDELPKSAFALVNTDDKNGAVMLQNTKAKKYTYALKSMADYKAMILENQFSGLLLKVNDSEVWTKLIGSFNAYNVLAIYGAADLLGLEKVEILRLISELNSVAGRFQYLISEEKITAIVDYAHTPDALKNVLETINSIRTKNEELITVVGCGGNRDKKKRPKMGNIASLLSTKVIFTSDNPRHEDPDEIIKDVEKGVPPDNVKKTLSITDRKQAIKTACQMANTNDIILIAGKGHETYQEIKGERFDFDDFKIIKEFLKQLQK; this is encoded by the coding sequence ATGAAACACGCATTAAAAGACATATTATATAAAGTAAGCTTAAATGTCGTTTCAGGAAATACGCATCAAGACATTAATGGTATCCAGTTCGATTCAAGACATGTTAACAAACGCGATGTGTTTGTAGCTATTAAAGGAAGTGCTGTTGATGGTCATGACTATATTGAAACAGCTATAAATAAAGGTGCTGTGGCCATTGTTTGCGAAAAATTACCTAGTGAGAAAGTAGAAAAGGTGACTTATGTTGAGGTGGATAACGCCTCTGTAGCTTTAGCACAAATGGCGTCAAACTATTATGGCGCGCCATCCGAAAATTTAAAATTAGTAGGTGTTACTGGTACAAATGGTAAAACAACCATTGCGTCACTGTTATATCAGTTATTTAAAAACGCGGGTTATAAGGTAGGGTTGCTCTCTACTGTAAAAATTATGGTCGATGATAAAGCGTTTAAAGCAACGCATACAACGCCAGATTCATTAGCAATAAATAAATATTTAAAAATGATGAATGACGACGGTGTGGAATTTTGCTTCATGGAAGTGAGTTCGCATGGTATTCATCAAAATAGAACAAAAGGACTTGTTTTTTCTGGTGGGATTTTTACAAACCTATCGCATGACCATTTAGATTATCACGCGTCATTTGCAGAGTATCGCGATGTAAAAAAACGCTTTTTCGATGAACTTCCTAAAAGTGCTTTTGCGCTGGTAAATACAGATGATAAGAACGGTGCTGTTATGCTTCAAAATACTAAGGCCAAAAAATACACCTATGCGTTAAAAAGTATGGCAGACTATAAAGCCATGATTCTTGAAAATCAATTTAGCGGTTTGTTACTTAAAGTGAATGATAGTGAGGTTTGGACCAAGCTAATAGGAAGTTTTAACGCCTATAATGTTCTAGCTATTTATGGTGCGGCAGATTTATTAGGGTTAGAAAAAGTGGAAATATTACGCTTAATAAGCGAGCTAAATAGCGTAGCGGGCAGATTTCAATACCTTATTTCAGAAGAAAAAATAACCGCTATTGTAGATTATGCGCATACCCCAGATGCCTTAAAAAATGTGTTAGAAACCATAAACAGTATTCGTACAAAAAATGAAGAACTAATTACGGTAGTTGGTTGTGGCGGAAATAGAGATAAAAAGAAGCGTCCTAAAATGGGAAACATTGCGTCATTACTAAGTACAAAAGTCATTTTTACTAGCGACAATCCAAGGCATGAAGATCCAGATGAGATTATAAAGGATGTTGAAAAAGGTGTGCCACCAGATAATGTCAAGAAAACACTATCCATAACCGATAGGAAACAAGCAATTAAAACGGCGTGTCAAATGGCAAATACTAACGATATTATTTTAATAGCGGGCAAAGGCCATGAAACTTATCAAGAGATAAAAGGAGAACGATTTGATTTTGATGATTTTAAAATCATTAAAGAATTTTTAAAGCAATTACAAAAGTAA
- the mraY gene encoding phospho-N-acetylmuramoyl-pentapeptide-transferase gives MLYYLFEYLEKHYQFPGATLFGFLTFRGALAIILSLLISTIFGKRIIAFLQKQQVGETIRDLGLEGQVEKAGTPTMGGIIIILATIIPVLLLAKLENVYIILLLIATVWMGTIGFIDDYIKKFKNDKEGLKGKFKILGQVGLGIIVGATLYFNDSVTIKEKLPIDQQKVILAENPNVQPSKLFKAEEKSTKTTIPFVKGNEFDYANLITWISPNLKPYAWVIFILATIFIITAVSNGANLTDGIDGLAAGTSAIIVLTLGIFAWISGNIIFSDYLNIMYIPKVEEITIYIAAFVGALVGFLWYNTYPAQVFMGDTGSLTIGGIIAVIAIAVRKEWLIPVLCGIFLAENLSVVLQVSYFKYTKKKFGEGKRIFKMSPLHHHYQKLGYHESKIVTRFWIVGILLAIVTIVTLKIR, from the coding sequence ATGTTATACTACTTATTCGAATATTTAGAAAAACATTACCAATTTCCAGGCGCCACTTTATTTGGGTTTTTAACCTTTAGAGGAGCTTTGGCGATAATATTGTCGTTGCTTATTTCAACCATTTTTGGAAAACGAATTATTGCTTTTTTACAAAAACAACAAGTTGGCGAAACTATAAGAGATTTAGGGTTGGAAGGTCAGGTTGAAAAAGCGGGAACGCCAACTATGGGGGGGATAATAATTATTTTGGCTACCATTATTCCAGTGTTATTACTAGCTAAATTAGAAAATGTCTATATCATTTTACTGTTAATAGCGACAGTGTGGATGGGAACCATAGGGTTTATCGACGATTATATAAAGAAATTTAAAAACGATAAAGAAGGTTTAAAAGGTAAGTTTAAAATCCTTGGGCAAGTTGGTTTAGGAATTATCGTTGGCGCAACCTTATACTTTAACGATAGCGTAACGATAAAAGAGAAATTACCTATAGACCAGCAAAAAGTAATTCTAGCAGAAAACCCTAATGTGCAGCCTTCAAAATTATTTAAAGCCGAAGAAAAATCAACAAAAACAACCATACCGTTTGTAAAAGGGAATGAGTTTGATTACGCCAATTTAATTACTTGGATAAGTCCAAACTTAAAACCTTATGCTTGGGTTATTTTCATTTTGGCAACCATTTTTATCATCACAGCCGTATCGAATGGCGCCAATTTAACCGATGGTATAGATGGCTTGGCGGCAGGTACATCGGCTATAATTGTGCTCACTTTAGGCATTTTTGCCTGGATATCTGGTAACATAATTTTTTCCGATTACTTAAACATTATGTATATCCCAAAAGTAGAAGAAATAACCATTTACATTGCGGCATTTGTTGGAGCGTTAGTTGGGTTCTTGTGGTATAATACATATCCGGCTCAAGTATTCATGGGCGATACAGGAAGCTTAACAATAGGCGGTATTATAGCTGTAATAGCTATTGCTGTACGAAAAGAGTGGTTAATTCCAGTGTTGTGCGGTATTTTCTTAGCAGAGAATCTTTCTGTGGTGTTGCAGGTAAGCTACTTTAAGTATACAAAGAAAAAATTTGGTGAAGGGAAACGCATTTTTAAAATGTCGCCCTTACATCATCATTATCAAAAATTAGGATATCACGAAAGTAAAATAGTGACCAGGTTCTGGATTGTAGGCATTTTGCTGGCTATTGTAACGATAGTGACCTTAAAAATTAGATAA
- the murD gene encoding UDP-N-acetylmuramoyl-L-alanine--D-glutamate ligase, producing MNRLVILGGGESGVGTALLGKERGYQVFVSDKGEIKKKYKDVLIHNNIDWEDKQHTVNKILNADLVMKSPGIPDTVPLVKQIKEQHIPVVSEIEFASQYTSATIVGITGSNGKTTTAALTHHILKQELQVGLAGNIGDSFALQVVNKNVKTFVLEISSFQLDDIMSFKPHIAVITNITPDHLDRYEYKFENYIASKFRIAENQTKDDYLIYDADDEVIVDWLKKHPVKSTLLPFSLTKKVINGAYIENEKIIITIDNNKINMPTDKLALEGKHNVKNAMAASTVAHLLKIRKQTIRESLENFHGVEHRLENVLKINKVQYINDSKATNVNATYYALESMGAPTVWIVGGEDKGNNYEELFSFVNEKVKAIVCLGVDNEKLLKSFSSMVDVIIETQFMTEAVKIAYKLAEPGDNVLLSPACASFDLFENYEDRGRQFKEAVRNL from the coding sequence ATGAATCGGTTAGTGATCCTTGGTGGTGGAGAAAGTGGTGTGGGAACCGCTTTGCTAGGAAAAGAAAGAGGGTACCAAGTCTTTGTCTCAGATAAAGGAGAGATTAAGAAAAAGTATAAAGACGTTCTTATACATAATAATATTGATTGGGAAGACAAACAGCATACAGTAAATAAAATACTTAATGCAGATTTGGTGATGAAAAGTCCTGGAATACCAGACACAGTTCCGTTGGTAAAGCAAATAAAAGAACAGCATATTCCTGTTGTTTCAGAAATTGAATTTGCGTCACAATACACAAGCGCAACCATAGTAGGGATTACAGGAAGTAATGGGAAAACAACCACAGCGGCGTTAACACATCACATTCTCAAGCAAGAATTACAAGTAGGATTAGCGGGGAATATAGGGGACAGTTTCGCTTTGCAAGTGGTAAATAAAAACGTGAAAACATTCGTGTTAGAAATTAGCAGTTTTCAATTAGATGATATCATGTCATTTAAACCACATATCGCAGTGATAACCAATATTACACCAGATCATTTAGATCGGTATGAGTATAAGTTTGAAAATTATATTGCATCAAAATTTAGGATAGCCGAAAATCAAACCAAAGACGATTACTTAATCTATGATGCCGATGACGAAGTGATTGTGGATTGGTTGAAAAAGCACCCGGTTAAGTCTACTTTACTGCCGTTTTCATTAACAAAAAAAGTGATAAACGGTGCTTATATAGAAAATGAAAAAATAATAATAACAATAGATAACAACAAAATAAATATGCCAACAGATAAATTAGCATTAGAAGGAAAGCACAACGTGAAGAATGCTATGGCAGCTTCAACAGTTGCGCATTTACTTAAAATAAGAAAGCAAACTATACGCGAGAGTTTAGAAAACTTTCATGGTGTAGAACATCGTTTAGAAAATGTACTTAAAATTAACAAAGTACAGTACATCAACGATTCTAAGGCAACTAATGTTAATGCAACATACTATGCTTTAGAGAGTATGGGAGCGCCAACTGTTTGGATTGTTGGCGGGGAAGATAAAGGCAATAATTACGAAGAGCTTTTTTCGTTTGTAAATGAAAAAGTAAAAGCTATAGTATGCTTAGGTGTTGATAATGAAAAACTCCTAAAAAGCTTTAGTTCAATGGTTGATGTTATCATAGAAACCCAATTCATGACCGAAGCAGTTAAAATAGCATATAAGCTAGCAGAACCAGGAGATAATGTGTTGTTATCGCCAGCATGTGCAAGTTTCGATTTATTTGAAAATTACGAAGATAGAGGAAGACAATTTAAAGAAGCGGTAAGAAATTTATAA
- a CDS encoding FtsW/RodA/SpoVE family cell cycle protein: MQAIFKNIKGDKLIWAIAALLAIFSFLPVYSAASNLAYGGRGASTFTDFAKHFVHLALGFVVMFGVHKVPYRYFKGLSIVMMPVVLILLLTTLLQGSTMAGANASRWINIPIVNMSFQPSTLAFVVLMVYVARYMSKIKDQAVTFKESILPLWVPVFLVLVLILPANLSTAAIMFVMVLMLVFLGGYPIRYLAVILGAGLLGLIFFVLVAKAFPDAMPNRVDTWMSRIESYADDKGEDGYQIEKAKIAIASGGVQGLGPGKSKQKHFLPQSSSDFIFAIIVEEYGLIGGFFLMVLYLWLLFRIVIASQKSDTIFGKLLVLGVGLPIVFQALINMAVAVELFPVTGQTLPLISSGGTSIWMTCLALGIVLSVSAKREEIKEQEEKEDNPLEVLSETI; this comes from the coding sequence ATGCAGGCCATTTTTAAAAATATAAAAGGAGATAAACTAATATGGGCCATTGCGGCTTTATTGGCTATATTCTCGTTTTTGCCTGTTTATAGTGCGGCGAGCAATTTGGCTTATGGCGGAAGAGGAGCAAGCACATTTACCGATTTTGCCAAACATTTTGTACACCTAGCGCTAGGGTTTGTAGTCATGTTTGGGGTGCATAAAGTGCCTTACCGTTACTTTAAAGGATTATCTATTGTTATGATGCCTGTTGTTTTAATACTCTTATTAACAACACTTTTGCAGGGAAGCACAATGGCGGGCGCAAATGCAAGTCGTTGGATAAATATTCCTATTGTAAATATGTCATTTCAACCATCTACTTTAGCCTTTGTGGTTTTAATGGTTTATGTGGCAAGATATATGTCTAAAATTAAAGATCAGGCAGTTACTTTTAAAGAGTCTATTTTGCCTTTGTGGGTACCAGTATTTTTAGTGCTTGTGCTTATTCTTCCAGCAAACCTTTCTACAGCTGCTATTATGTTTGTAATGGTACTTATGTTAGTGTTTTTAGGTGGATACCCTATACGATATTTAGCAGTAATCTTAGGTGCTGGTTTGTTAGGTTTAATATTTTTTGTGTTGGTAGCAAAAGCTTTTCCAGATGCTATGCCTAATAGGGTAGATACATGGATGAGTAGAATTGAAAGTTATGCCGATGATAAAGGGGAAGATGGTTATCAAATAGAAAAAGCAAAAATAGCTATTGCTTCTGGAGGCGTGCAAGGTCTTGGGCCAGGAAAAAGTAAACAAAAACACTTTTTGCCACAATCGTCTTCAGATTTTATTTTTGCCATTATTGTGGAAGAATATGGGCTGATAGGTGGTTTTTTCTTAATGGTACTCTATCTGTGGCTGTTGTTTAGAATTGTTATTGCATCGCAAAAATCCGATACAATTTTTGGGAAACTTTTGGTCTTAGGTGTTGGTTTGCCAATTGTTTTTCAGGCGCTCATAAATATGGCAGTAGCTGTAGAGTTGTTCCCTGTGACTGGGCAAACTCTACCTCTAATTAGTAGTGGAGGAACATCAATATGGATGACTTGCCTAGCTTTAGGTATTGTATTAAGCGTAAGTGCAAAAAGAGAAGAAATTAAGGAACAAGAAGAGAAAGAAGATAACCCCTTAGAAGTGTTATCCGAAACGATATAA
- the murG gene encoding undecaprenyldiphospho-muramoylpentapeptide beta-N-acetylglucosaminyltransferase has translation MKKIKVILSGGGTGGHIYPAIAIANELKSRYPDAEFLFVGAKDRMEMDKVPEAGYKIEGLWISGLQRSLTIKNLSFPFKVISSLIKARGIIKRFKPDVAIGTGGYASGPLLQVAASSNIPSVIQEQNSFPGITNKLLASKVDKICVAYDGLERFFPSEKIVKTGNPVRQDLLTIDTKREQALEHFSLSKEKKTLLVLGGSLGARRINQLIEKELDFIQTHNVQVIWQCGKLYFEKYKLYDHTKNVQVHAFIKDMDLAYAAADIIISRAGAISVSELSIVGKPVIFIPSPNVAEDHQTKNAMAYVKENAAMLIKESDLEVDFENKFTKLIMSPERCDELGDNIKKMALVDATKHIVDEVEKLLK, from the coding sequence ATGAAAAAAATTAAAGTCATATTATCTGGAGGTGGAACAGGAGGTCATATCTATCCTGCGATTGCCATTGCAAATGAACTAAAATCACGGTATCCCGATGCTGAGTTTTTATTTGTAGGGGCAAAAGACCGTATGGAAATGGATAAAGTTCCAGAAGCTGGTTATAAGATAGAAGGACTTTGGATTTCTGGTTTACAGCGATCGCTAACTATTAAAAACTTAAGCTTTCCGTTTAAGGTTATCAGTAGTTTAATAAAGGCGCGTGGTATTATAAAACGCTTTAAGCCAGATGTAGCTATTGGTACAGGTGGTTATGCTAGTGGGCCGTTGCTTCAAGTGGCAGCGTCAAGCAATATACCAAGTGTTATTCAAGAGCAAAACTCATTTCCAGGAATAACTAACAAGTTGTTGGCTTCTAAAGTGGATAAAATTTGTGTGGCTTATGATGGTTTAGAACGCTTTTTTCCTAGTGAAAAAATTGTAAAAACAGGAAATCCAGTTAGGCAAGATTTACTAACCATAGACACAAAACGAGAACAAGCTTTAGAGCATTTTTCATTAAGCAAAGAAAAGAAAACACTTTTGGTGCTTGGGGGCAGTTTAGGAGCGCGAAGGATAAATCAGTTAATAGAAAAAGAACTCGATTTTATTCAAACGCATAATGTGCAAGTTATATGGCAATGCGGGAAACTATATTTTGAAAAGTATAAACTATATGACCATACTAAGAACGTACAAGTGCATGCATTTATAAAAGATATGGATTTAGCGTATGCTGCAGCCGACATTATTATTTCTAGAGCGGGTGCTATTTCCGTTTCAGAATTAAGTATTGTAGGAAAACCAGTCATTTTTATTCCATCACCCAATGTGGCCGAAGACCATCAAACAAAAAATGCCATGGCTTATGTTAAAGAAAATGCTGCCATGTTGATTAAAGAATCTGATTTAGAGGTTGATTTCGAAAACAAATTCACGAAGTTAATCATGTCGCCCGAACGTTGTGATGAATTAGGAGATAATATTAAAAAAATGGCTCTTGTAGATGCGACAAAGCATATTGTAGATGAAGTTGAAAAACTATTAAAATAA
- the murC gene encoding UDP-N-acetylmuramate--L-alanine ligase, which yields MTINQIHSVYFIGIGGVGMSALARYFHANNKQVSGYDKTPTEITNALTDLGIEIHFQDNLDLVNLESLNKATTLIVYTPAIPKHHTELNYFINEGYQVMKRSQVLGLITQNTFCFAVAGTHGKTTTTSILAHLLYSCNVPLTAFLGGFSENYQSNYISNGAEVTVVEADEFDRSFLTLSPNLACITSMDVDHLDIYGNSEALSESFKDFASKVKEDGKLFVKNGLTIKGITYGIEDNSDYTIQNITIKQGSYVFDVKTPKTTINNIKFNLPGRHNLSNALIALAMAVEYGCPHQQLAKALASYKGVKRRFTYHIKTNDLVYVDDYAHHPEELKAVYQAVKEMFPKQKNVIVFQPHLFSRTQDFVDEFAESLSLFDEVLLLDIYPARELPIQGVNSKWLLDKISNPNKKLITKNNIVEEVLKTKASVVLTAGAGDIGAEVKQVKKGLELAR from the coding sequence ATGACTATTAACCAGATACATAGCGTTTACTTTATTGGTATTGGCGGCGTAGGTATGAGTGCCTTGGCAAGGTATTTTCATGCCAATAATAAACAGGTGTCTGGGTATGATAAAACACCAACCGAAATCACCAATGCATTAACCGATTTAGGGATAGAAATTCATTTTCAAGATAACCTAGATTTAGTGAATCTAGAAAGTTTAAACAAAGCCACAACATTAATCGTGTATACACCTGCAATACCTAAACATCATACCGAGCTTAATTACTTTATTAACGAAGGGTATCAGGTTATGAAACGGTCTCAAGTTTTAGGTCTTATAACACAAAATACGTTTTGTTTTGCCGTAGCAGGAACACATGGTAAAACAACAACAACTAGTATTTTGGCACACTTGCTTTACAGTTGCAATGTACCACTTACAGCATTTTTAGGAGGGTTTAGCGAGAATTATCAATCTAATTACATATCAAATGGTGCCGAGGTAACGGTAGTGGAAGCCGATGAGTTTGATCGTTCCTTTTTAACATTGTCTCCAAATTTGGCTTGTATAACCTCTATGGATGTCGATCATCTGGATATTTATGGTAATTCGGAAGCGTTGTCTGAGTCGTTTAAAGACTTTGCAAGTAAAGTAAAAGAAGATGGTAAGCTATTTGTTAAAAATGGGTTGACTATTAAGGGAATTACCTATGGCATTGAAGACAATTCAGATTATACAATTCAAAATATAACAATAAAACAAGGAAGTTATGTGTTTGATGTAAAAACACCTAAAACAACAATTAACAATATTAAATTTAACCTACCAGGTAGACACAATCTGTCTAATGCTTTAATAGCCTTGGCGATGGCTGTAGAATATGGTTGCCCTCACCAGCAGCTCGCCAAAGCTTTAGCATCATACAAAGGGGTTAAAAGGCGTTTTACATACCATATAAAAACCAACGACTTGGTGTATGTCGATGATTATGCGCATCATCCAGAAGAGTTAAAAGCAGTATACCAAGCGGTAAAAGAGATGTTTCCTAAACAAAAAAATGTGATTGTTTTTCAGCCGCATTTATTTAGTAGAACGCAAGATTTCGTCGATGAATTTGCCGAAAGTTTAAGTCTTTTTGATGAGGTATTGCTTTTAGATATTTACCCGGCAAGAGAATTACCTATACAAGGTGTAAATTCAAAGTGGTTGTTGGATAAAATTTCAAACCCAAACAAAAAACTTATAACGAAGAATAATATAGTTGAAGAAGTGCTTAAAACAAAGGCGTCAGTAGTTTTAACTGCTGGAGCTGGCGATATAGGAGCAGAAGTAAAACAAGTAAAAAAAGGGTTAGAACTTGCGCGTTAA